A region from the Mucilaginibacter sp. CSA2-8R genome encodes:
- a CDS encoding GNAT family N-acetyltransferase — protein sequence MTITEVSDKDTRKAFLNTARYIYRNDPNWICPLDNDVESVFDPKRNVFFNFGNAKRWILTGDDGKPAGRIAAFINEKKAYNYDKPTGGIGFFECIDNEKAAFLLFDTAKDWLKQQGMAAMDGPINFGENDMFWGLLVEGFMPQSYGMNYHPPYYKKLFDEYGFTLLYEQITNHISAHKPFPDRFTKIANWVAQKPGYTFKHLKTSEIEQFATDFMEIYNDAWKNFENFVPIQKATIFETFRKMKAIMDPNLIWFAYVDHEPAAFVVVLPDANQMIKTLNGKLDLIGKLKFLYYRWKGVNRMRAVVMGTKTKFQKHGLESVLFIKLKEYVLPLKQYDEMELSWVGDFNDKMLALHEAMGGVLGKKHATMRYIFN from the coding sequence ATGACCATTACCGAAGTCAGCGATAAAGATACCCGGAAAGCCTTTTTAAACACAGCACGGTATATATACCGAAACGACCCCAACTGGATTTGTCCGCTGGATAATGACGTGGAATCTGTATTTGACCCAAAGCGGAATGTGTTCTTTAATTTTGGTAATGCTAAACGCTGGATTTTAACCGGCGATGATGGCAAGCCCGCCGGGCGTATTGCTGCGTTCATCAACGAAAAAAAAGCATATAATTACGATAAACCTACCGGTGGTATTGGTTTTTTTGAGTGTATAGACAATGAAAAAGCAGCCTTTTTACTGTTTGATACCGCTAAAGATTGGCTAAAGCAGCAGGGCATGGCCGCTATGGATGGCCCTATCAATTTTGGTGAGAACGATATGTTTTGGGGACTGTTGGTGGAAGGTTTCATGCCACAATCTTACGGTATGAATTATCATCCGCCGTACTATAAAAAGCTTTTTGATGAATATGGCTTTACGTTGCTATATGAGCAAATTACTAACCATATAAGTGCTCATAAACCTTTTCCCGATAGATTTACTAAAATTGCTAATTGGGTAGCCCAAAAGCCCGGTTACACATTTAAGCATCTTAAAACTTCGGAGATAGAGCAGTTTGCCACCGACTTTATGGAGATTTACAATGATGCCTGGAAAAACTTCGAAAACTTTGTACCTATACAAAAGGCAACCATTTTTGAGACTTTTAGAAAAATGAAAGCTATTATGGATCCAAACCTAATTTGGTTTGCCTATGTAGACCATGAACCGGCTGCCTTTGTGGTGGTACTGCCGGATGCCAACCAAATGATTAAAACACTAAACGGAAAGCTCGACCTCATTGGTAAACTTAAGTTTTTATATTACCGTTGGAAAGGCGTAAACCGTATGCGGGCCGTAGTAATGGGCACGAAAACCAAGTTCCAGAAACATGGATTGGAATCAGTTTTGTTTATTAAACTAAAAGAGTATGTGCTGCCTTTAAAGCAGTATGATGAAATGGAACTATCGTGGGTAGGCGACTTTAACGATAAAATGCTGGCCTTGCACGAAGCAATGGGTGGTGTATTAGGGAAAAAACACGCCACCATGCGTTACATTTTTAATTAG
- a CDS encoding helix-turn-helix transcriptional regulator, with the protein MKTLGKKIRLLRHQKGWSQEDVAKRLDISIPAFSKIETGITDINLSRLEQISNLFDMSVVQLLTFNDAEYEQKYVNELENVNKKLMDRETEVIDLQKKVIELFEELRQNKVSA; encoded by the coding sequence ATGAAAACACTCGGCAAAAAAATTAGACTATTAAGACATCAAAAAGGTTGGAGTCAGGAAGATGTGGCCAAACGACTGGACATTTCAATCCCTGCTTTTTCAAAAATTGAAACAGGTATTACCGACATCAACTTATCAAGATTAGAACAGATATCTAATTTGTTTGATATGTCGGTGGTTCAATTACTCACCTTTAACGACGCAGAGTACGAGCAGAAGTACGTTAATGAGTTGGAGAACGTTAATAAAAAGCTGATGGATAGGGAAACTGAAGTTATTGATCTCCAGAAAAAAGTAATCGAATTATTTGAAGAACTTCGACAAAATAAAGTGAGTGCATAA